ACTCGTTGCTGACGGCAAAGGGTTCATCGAGCCTCAACGTAGCATTATCCAGTTCCCATTTAACTTTTTTTATGCTAACCCCGTGAGAACACGGGGTTAAAGACAAAAGGGAGATAGCAAGAGGCTTATTGTTAAAATACAATTTCAATTCCTCACCGCCCCTTAACAGTATAAAGGATTCCTCTTCGTCAAGGAAACCAGCAGCATCCACTCCCCGTTTTTTTGCCCATTGCAAGCTAAAGATATTGCTCAAAGAGTGGTCCAGTCTGCCGCCTAATCCCGCCGTAACAAAGACAGATACCGACCTTCCGTAACTGCTGTAAATTTGCATTAGGGCAAGCTGTAAGTCGGTGTAATCTTTGTCTTTCGGATACCTGTAGACTTTTGCTCCAGCCTCCTCAGCCCATGCCCAATCTTCCAAAGGAGAGCTGTCTCCGTCGCCGACAATCGCTTTAGGTATGACATTAAGTTTTCTGCAATAGGTAACTCCTCTATCGGCTACCCAAACATCAAAACATCTCGTCGTAGCTTTCAGCCATGCGTCACTTGGAGGCTTTCCGCCTGCTATCAGCAAAACCTTGCAGTCACAAAAGGAGGGAGTTCTTAGCATCGAAAAAGATTTTACTTCAATCAATTCCACTGCTTTCACCACCCAACGCTTCGACCAAAACCTGCCTTGCCTTACCTTCATCGAGAAGTATTTCCCTAGGTTTAGATCCCTCCTGAGGACCAACTATGCCCAATTGTTCCATGGTATCGATAATACGTGCTGCCCTTGTAAATCCAATTCTAAGTTGACGTTGAAGCCTGCTGGCAGAGGCTATACCAGTCGCCAAGACAACTTCAACGGCCTCTTCGAGCAAAGGATCGTCCAAATAG
The window above is part of the Acetomicrobium thermoterrenum DSM 13490 genome. Proteins encoded here:
- a CDS encoding thiamine diphosphokinase yields the protein MELIEVKSFSMLRTPSFCDCKVLLIAGGKPPSDAWLKATTRCFDVWVADRGVTYCRKLNVIPKAIVGDGDSSPLEDWAWAEEAGAKVYRYPKDKDYTDLQLALMQIYSSYGRSVSVFVTAGLGGRLDHSLSNIFSLQWAKKRGVDAAGFLDEEESFILLRGGEELKLYFNNKPLAISLLSLTPCSHGVSIKKVKWELDNATLRLDEPFAVSNELVSDEREVDLKVDSGCVGVYICLDPK